GAACTGTCGAGCCCGTATCAAGCTGTTAATCAAATCCAAGGTCCGGTTTCCGCAGCTGCAGCGATACCACCACAAGCGCTCCCGGAAGCTGTTCCGTCGCCCGTGCACCTACTACGAGAAAATTGTGCCGCCGACGccgaacttgttttttttttaatttaaccctTTAATGGAGAGTTATACgtgaaaatatgtaaaaaaggcCATCGGTCCGgttggttttttgtttaaataatttattggagtaatttattttaaaaaatacttattgtGCAATAAAGTGTGTTTGTAATCgcaacaaaaaatctttttaaaaatatatataactaTACTACAATTTCAAGAACACATGAATTTCACTAGAAAACCATCCCATATACActacaaaatcattcaaaattcatGTGCACATCATTCCAAAGTCATGTGAGCTTTCACGTCAAATTAACGTGTTTTACATTTAGATTTGCAAGTTCGTGcgattgcttttttttcaagtcttgacatttttttgattaggtcctataaacaaatgtaaacattgagtgtatccctttcacaccataTGTCAATgcccatcggagtaagcgggatatactcaatgtttacatttgtttataggacctaatcaaaaaaaagtctagaagtGATTTTCACGTGACATTTACATGCCAAGTAGTATGGGGCAGATTCATGTGTAAAACATGTGATATTATCAtgtgcctttctttcagtgtaggGAAAGTTAGAACATCAAACACATTCCAGCTCATCACGCGTTTCTCACGTTAATTATAGCCGCTcaacaaacaataaaatcacGTTTTTCTCTTTTCCCAATTGACTCCACAGATTTCCGTGTCCGATTGTTGACACTATCATATAAAATGGAGCTTGCGTGCCGGACGGTACGAGAACACCCAAAGTAAATACACCAAGTGCGGAAGGAAGGATGGCACCATCGTTGGCGAGGACGAGGTTGGACGAGTGGCGTTGGTTCCAGCGACAAACTCTGGAAACTACTAAAACAGTAGTGAAAGTGCCTTGACGATGTTAAATCGGTCAGTTGGAATACTAAAAAGACTCTACaatagtattttttaagaaagacTGTGATTCGCGCaaaagttaaaaagtgaaaacagTCAAAATGGCGGAAAACGTCAAAGTTGTGGTCCGTTGCAGACCGATGAACAAACGGGAGCAACAAGCTGGAAATAAGGTGAAATTTGTGGATTCTTCTATTGACTTTCTGACTAATTCTCTTTCCGAACAGAACATAACCCAAATCGACAATTCAACGGTGAATCTGGACAATCCGAACGACCTGAGCGCACCGCAAAAGTCGTTCAAATTTGACGGCGCCTACGGTTATGCGGCGACCACCGAAAACATTTACAGCGACATCTGTTATTCCCTGGTGGAGGTTGgtcaaaaataatcttttttcatTACTATTACGCCTTAAATTCCTTTTTTTGTAGAGCGTTCTCGAGGGTTACAATGCGACCATCTTTGCGTACGGTCAAACCGGATGTGGCAAATCGCACACGATGCAGGGCACTACGTACAACCTGTCGGCAGCGGATCCGAACAATGCAAACAACATTGGAATAATTCCGCGAAGTTTCGAGCACGTGTTTGAAGCGATAGCGGTCGCTAGTGATGTTCGGTATTTGGTGCTGGTGAGTTATCTGGAGATTTACAATGAAACGATCCGGGATTTGCTGGCCACTGCGGGTGGGAATACAAATAACCTGGCCGTCAAGGAGGTTCCTGGTGAGGGAGTTACGGTGCAGGGACTGTCGATGCATACGGTTCACGGGATGAAGGAGTGCGTTGAGTTGTTGGAGATGGGAGCGAAGAACCGGATGGTGGGGGCCACGTTGATGAACATCGAGAGCTCGCGATCGCACTCGATCTTCACGATCAGTTTGGAGCAGATGTCCAGTGATGTGGGGCAGAGTCGAGGGGTCATCAAGCGTGGCAAGCTGAACCTGGTGGATTTGGCCGGGTCGGAGCGGCAGAGTAAAACTGGTGCTACGGGAGATCGGCTTAAGGAAGCTACCAAGATCAACCTGTCGCTGTCGGCTTTGGGAAACGTGATTTCGGCTCTGGTGGACGGCAAAACGAAACACGTTCCGTACAGGGATTCCAAGCTGACGAGGTTGCTGCAGGATTCGCTTGGAGGCAACACGAAAACGTTGATGGTCGCGTGTATTTCGCCAGCGGACTCCAACTATGACGAAACGTTGTCAACGCTGCGGTACGCGAGTCGAGCGAAGAACATAGCCAACAAACCGAAGGTCAACGAAGATCCCAAAGATACGATGTTGCGCGAGTACCAGCAGGAAATCCTGCGGTTGAAGCAACTGTTGACGAGCGACGGAGGTAAGCTGACGGCGGTGGTTGATGCAGCTGATCCTCTGGACTTGACCGCGATCGTGCGGGATTCTACAGTTTCATTTGAAGCGGAGAAGCAAGTTCTCAAGGGTCAGTACGAGTCGGAGGTGTTGAACTTGAGGAAGGAATACGAACAGCAGAAAATAGCTAAGCAAGAGCTGGTGAaggatatcgagaagatcaaaTCTTACTACGAGGGACAAATGCAGCAGTTGATAGCGAAGAAGAGTGCGGATAAGCCTGTGGAACGGGTTGCACCAACTGTGATGGACAAGCAGGAGATATACGAACGGATTAAGGAGATTAAAAACGGTCTGATTGGTGGTGAACGAGCAAACGATATTCAGCTGAAGGAAAAGCGATACCGGAACAAGCTGGCTTCGGAGAAGCGATTGAACGCTCTCGCAACGGCAATTAGTAGGGTAGAGCAGAGCGAGGATCGTGACCTGTTACAGGGCCACTACACGGACATTCAACAGGAGTTGAAGGCGAGGTACGAGCAGATCCGGCAGCAGAGAAAGCGGATCAAATCGTTGGAGCGAGAGATTTCCGACATCCAGGGAGAGTTCCAGACGGATCGAGCCGACTACCTGGCCACGATACGGCAACTGGAGAAAAAGGTTCTGTTTTTCGAGGCTATCTACCAGAAAGCGATGCCGGTGCTGCGGAAGGACGGTCGCTACTGGAACCTGGAAGTGCTGGAGATGGATTCGGAGTGGAACGATGATCTGAAAAAGTGGAAACTGCCTAACGATTCTGTGCTGCGGGTTCGGCTTCCTCCAGGTAAGTACCGATAAACCTTGTCTAGTTACATACTAGTTACActctcagcaaacgtcaaagcCATACAAAGTCATTGCTGATGGAAGCTTAACCGCTTTGTGCAAGAGGTGAATTTCGTCCAGTAATCCGATCATAATATTTACCTTTATGACAGTAGTGGGTTTCCACAACGTTTGACGTTTCGTAGAATGTGACATATCGAGTCGTTTAACGACATTATACGTTAAACTTGATTTGAcaggttatttttaaattttttccatTAACAGCGGACTGCCAACCAGTACCGCCGTCACCTTCATCCCCACCCAAAACCGGTCGCGACAGCCAGACTTCGGTAACGGCACCGGGTCGGCTGGAGCGTAGCTCCACCATGATTCTGACCAAGTTGCCCGACTTTGGCAGCACGGGGAATCACCACCGGAAGGAGTTTCTGAGCAAAAGTACCAACTGCAACCCGTTTCCGAAGATCGAGGACGTCGCGATGGCGTACTTTCGGCCACGGCGCGCCGCCGAGCTGGTCTACAAGAACGGGTGGGGGAGCGTGCAGCAGCAGAAATGAGGTTTGTATACAATCTTTGTTAGACAAAGCGACTtagtgaaatttgatattttggacgTTTGGAACagagtttattttttggcaaaacaatatatttttattactaTAACCGTGGTAGTTTTATGTCATTTTGAAGAACGCCTTTTACCAGACAAGATCAACAATGCGTATTAATTCAACTTAACAAAAAGATCATTTCCAGAATAAGTCGGCAAATCCATAGCGTATTTCTCCTGAAGCTTCGGAGGGACGAAACGTCCTCCGAGATAGTGTTTGGCGTTCGTGAGGTGTTTTGCGCACATTTTTGGAGCCGTTAAGGATATAAGGCAGCTCGGTTTGATGCTCGTTTCATTCTGCGGACCTTCCTCCACGTGCCAACCACTTGGGATGTCAATGCTGAaagtgaatttaaattttagacagTTAAAAGTGACCGATTTATACACTTTACCTCACAATAGGAACCGTGGTCTTCTCAAGAACGCCCATGATCGGCGCAAACGCCTCCCTCACCGGAGGCTTGAAGCTGAAGCCAAACAGCGCGTCCACGACCAGTCCGAACTCACGGTTCACAACATCCAGCGTGGGACACTCCTGACTGACGGCAATTCCCATCGATTCGCACTGATGTTGCAGGTTCACAAACAGCACTTTCTCAGTTCGTTTCGGATAGTAAACGTGCGGTTCGTAGTTCATCAGAACCAAGTGACGGGCGGCCACCAGCCCATCGCCACCGTTGTTGCCCGGGCCGCAGCAGACCAGAACTTTGCGCTTTTCGACGGTGGCGCCGTAGCAATCGTTGATGGCATGGGCGCAGCTAAGCCCAGCTAGTTCCATCAGCTGATCAACGCTGAATTTGTACTCGTTGAAAAGCTCCTCGTCGACGTTGATTGCCTCTTGTTGGTTCAGATATTTCATTCTGATGGTGGAGAGTGACCTGACCTGGACAGCAACGGAGGGCTGATTTGTGGAGTACAGTAAGGCAAAATTTGTTTGTTATAGCTCAattgttttttgtaaatcagCTTTCTGAAACTCCATAAAAGGTGTTGGGTTTTATCCtcgaaataatataaataattttgactGGATAATAACCCAAATTTACTAGTTCTTACAGAAGCGTGCATTGATTTGCGCGTGTGTATATGTTAACATTGTGGACAGTTGAGAGTGAACGTTCGTCGTGAAAGTGTgattatccagatttttaagcgaagatggcgttacgaatggtgcacgcccgaattgtcaaaatcacgcagtgataccaacattacaaaaaaactgtgccatggcatgacagccacacttttttttctaatgttggtaccactgcgcgattttgacatttcgggtgtgcaccattcgtaacgccatcttcacttaaaaatctggattggGTTGTGCTAGAACCGGTTGACGGAATCCGGATCAGGACACGACGGAAGCGGACATGAGGTCAGTGCGTGGTTAACGGCAGCGATTGTGCAGCGTCCGATACGACGTGTCTTATGGAGTCTCGGTTGGGACTCTACAAGAGGTTTGAAGTCgatggatttttttgtttgccaataaaattgttttttttttgtaccagtCATCACAAGCCgcttctagagttttatttgaaaaggaccataGATGTTAGGAAAACTCAAGACTTCTGCTTAGTGACTCACTGCGAAATTCAACGCCCCGATCGGCCTTCGCCAGCCCGATTTTATTCAACCAGCAGACTGATCGGGTCGTTACATTTCTCAGAGGGGATATCCATCAAAATTCCATCGATGTCTGATCGACAAAGTGCTATCTAACAGACGTCACAAATGTTAATATGGGGACTGCTCGAATGTCACTCCGCATGAGCGATCGCTGATCGATTTATGCTTTAAATCTAGTTACGTATAGTAAGTCTACTTACGGTTACACTAATTGTATTTAAAACAGTACAAAATTgcctaaaaatttgaaataacattccactttaactttgttttttgtttaccgGTTTACTTGCGATGCCTGTAGTTGGCTGCGTACATGCTACTGAGTTAAAGCACAACAGGGAAAGCTCGAAATATTGGACACAGATTCAACTtaaatttctggagtttttttttcaaaggtccaataaaccaaatttgcagtttttgctttttgggtgttttttaatacccctgactcaaggcggtttcaaaaacacccaaaaagc
This is a stretch of genomic DNA from Culex pipiens pallens isolate TS chromosome 1, TS_CPP_V2, whole genome shotgun sequence. It encodes these proteins:
- the LOC120427413 gene encoding NAD(P)H-hydrate epimerase isoform X2, with amino-acid sequence MKYLNQQEAINVDEELFNEYKFSVDQLMELAGLSCAHAINDCYGATVEKRKVLVCCGPGNNGGDGLVAARHLVLMNYEPHVYYPKRTEKVLFVNLQHQCESMGIAVSQECPTLDVVNREFGLVVDALFGFSFKPPVREAFAPIMGVLEKTTVPIVSIDIPSGWHVEEGPQNETSIKPSCLISLTAPKMCAKHLTNAKHYLGGRFVPPKLQEKYAMDLPTYSGNDLFVKLN
- the LOC120427409 gene encoding osmotic avoidance abnormal protein 3 isoform X2, translated to MAENVKVVVRCRPMNKREQQAGNKNITQIDNSTVNLDNPNDLSAPQKSFKFDGAYGYAATTENIYSDICYSLVESVLEGYNATIFAYGQTGCGKSHTMQGTTYNLSAADPNNANNIGIIPRSFEHVFEAIAVASDVRYLVLVSYLEIYNETIRDLLATAGGNTNNLAVKEVPGEGVTVQGLSMHTVHGMKECVELLEMGAKNRMVGATLMNIESSRSHSIFTISLEQMSSDVGQSRGVIKRGKLNLVDLAGSERQSKTGATGDRLKEATKINLSLSALGNVISALVDGKTKHVPYRDSKLTRLLQDSLGGNTKTLMVACISPADSNYDETLSTLRYASRAKNIANKPKVNEDPKDTMLREYQQEILRLKQLLTSDGGKLTAVVDAADPLDLTAIVRDSTVSFEAEKQVLKGQYESEVLNLRKEYEQQKIAKQELVKDIEKIKSYYEGQMQQLIAKKSADKPVERVAPTVMDKQEIYERIKEIKNGLIGGERANDIQLKEKRYRNKLASEKRLNALATAISRVEQSEDRDLLQGHYTDIQQELKARYEQIRQQRKRIKSLEREISDIQGEFQTDRADYLATIRQLEKKVLFFEAIYQKAMPVLRKDGRYWNLEVLEMDSEWNDDLKKWKLPNDSVLRVRLPPGKYR
- the LOC120427413 gene encoding NAD(P)H-hydrate epimerase isoform X1 yields the protein MLFQIFRQFCTVLNTISVTPSVAVQVRSLSTIRMKYLNQQEAINVDEELFNEYKFSVDQLMELAGLSCAHAINDCYGATVEKRKVLVCCGPGNNGGDGLVAARHLVLMNYEPHVYYPKRTEKVLFVNLQHQCESMGIAVSQECPTLDVVNREFGLVVDALFGFSFKPPVREAFAPIMGVLEKTTVPIVSIDIPSGWHVEEGPQNETSIKPSCLISLTAPKMCAKHLTNAKHYLGGRFVPPKLQEKYAMDLPTYSGNDLFVKLN
- the LOC120427409 gene encoding kinesin-like protein KIF17 isoform X1, which codes for MAENVKVVVRCRPMNKREQQAGNKNITQIDNSTVNLDNPNDLSAPQKSFKFDGAYGYAATTENIYSDICYSLVESVLEGYNATIFAYGQTGCGKSHTMQGTTYNLSAADPNNANNIGIIPRSFEHVFEAIAVASDVRYLVLVSYLEIYNETIRDLLATAGGNTNNLAVKEVPGEGVTVQGLSMHTVHGMKECVELLEMGAKNRMVGATLMNIESSRSHSIFTISLEQMSSDVGQSRGVIKRGKLNLVDLAGSERQSKTGATGDRLKEATKINLSLSALGNVISALVDGKTKHVPYRDSKLTRLLQDSLGGNTKTLMVACISPADSNYDETLSTLRYASRAKNIANKPKVNEDPKDTMLREYQQEILRLKQLLTSDGGKLTAVVDAADPLDLTAIVRDSTVSFEAEKQVLKGQYESEVLNLRKEYEQQKIAKQELVKDIEKIKSYYEGQMQQLIAKKSADKPVERVAPTVMDKQEIYERIKEIKNGLIGGERANDIQLKEKRYRNKLASEKRLNALATAISRVEQSEDRDLLQGHYTDIQQELKARYEQIRQQRKRIKSLEREISDIQGEFQTDRADYLATIRQLEKKVLFFEAIYQKAMPVLRKDGRYWNLEVLEMDSEWNDDLKKWKLPNDSVLRVRLPPADCQPVPPSPSSPPKTGRDSQTSVTAPGRLERSSTMILTKLPDFGSTGNHHRKEFLSKSTNCNPFPKIEDVAMAYFRPRRAAELVYKNGWGSVQQQK